The following coding sequences lie in one Rutidosis leptorrhynchoides isolate AG116_Rl617_1_P2 chromosome 6, CSIRO_AGI_Rlap_v1, whole genome shotgun sequence genomic window:
- the LOC139852740 gene encoding proteinaceous RNase P 1, chloroplastic/mitochondrial-like produces the protein MFHSIPLKRLLQCLNPKPITTMLLKPTFNLSSYFFLKTLNKPQYFRSLKPLIPITQFNFPIPKQTHQLYTTAVATAVDDGATLVSDHRSIIINQHLKMTGKEKRARRDSPAGKLLYILGRCSKDNNVEEALRLYDEALIDNTPMNVEHYNKFLYLCSSSDSELYLDRGFEIYKNMDSNGTVPNEATFTTMARIAAAKEDPEMAFSLVKRMKEGCGISPRLRSYVPALSGFCKKGLADKAYEVDCYMIENGVAAEEEELAMLLRVSIEVKRVNKVYKMLQRLRGSVRQVSGETADLIEDWFRCECAASVGEVKWDVAKVKDAVVKGGGGWHGQGWLGNGKWNVTRTEMDETGVCQSCGEKLVSVDIDPMETENFARSLSKLACERETRNDFLLFQDWLQRYGPFDAVVDGANLGHIKSNYFDFNQLKNAVNLTRKLSPSKKLPLVILHSGRVKGQNVGNTKNKMTLQHWKESHALYVTPQGSNDDWYWLYAAINSKCLLVTNDEMRDHLFALLGTSFFPRWKEKHQVRLSVSRDGLKFHMPPPYSIVIQESEQGSWHIPTVIGDDFETRRQWVCANRLKR, from the exons CACTCCATACCCTTGAAACGCCTTCTTCAATGCTTAAACCCCAAACCCATAACAACAATGCTATTAAAACCCACCTTCAATCTCTCCTCATACTTTTTTCTCAAAACCCTAAACAAACCCCAATATTTCCGTTCACTAAAACCCTTAATCCCTATTACCCAATTCAATTTTCCGATACCCAAACAAACCCATCAATTGTATACCACCGCCGTCGCCACCGCCGTTGATGACGGAGCAACCCTAGTCAGCGACCACCGTTCAATCATCATCAACCAACATCTTAAAATGACCGGAAAAGAAAAAAGAGCTCGCCGTGATTCGCCAGCTGGTAAACTTCTTTACATTCTTGGCCGTTGTTCTAAAGATAATAATGTTGAAGAAGCTTTACGTCTATACGATGAAGCTTTAATTGATAATACACCAATGAATGTTGAACATTATAATAAGTTCTTGTATTTATGCTCTTCTAGTGATAGTGAATTATATTTAGATAGAggatttgagatatataaaaatatggaTAGTAATGGTACTGTTCCAAATGAAGCTACTTTTACAACTATGGCTAGAATAGCTGCTGCTAAAGAAGACCCTGAAATGGCTTTTAGTTTAGTTAAAAGAATGAAAGAGGGATGTGGGATTTCGCCTAGGTTACGATCTTACGTGCCCGCTTTATCGGGATTTTGTAAAAAAGGGTTGGCTGATAAGGCGTATGAGGTTGATTGTTACATGATTGAGAATGGGGTGGCTGCAGAAGAAGAGGAACTTGCCATGCTTTTACGGGTTAGTATTGAAGTGAAACGGGTCAATAAAGTGTATAAAATGTTGCAAAGGTTGAGGGGTAGTGTGAGACAAGTGAGTGGAGAAACGGCGGATTTGATCGAGGATTGGTTTCGGTGTGAGTGTGCGGCGAGTGTTGGTGAGGTGAAATGGGATGTTGCGAAGGTTAAGGATGCGGTTGTGAAAGGTGGCGGTGGGTGGCACGGGCAAGGGTGGCTCGGTAACGGGAAATGGAATGTGACGAGAACCGAGATGGATGAGACGGGTGTTTGTCAATCGTGTGGCGAAAAGTTAGTTAGTGTTGATATTGATCCTATGGAAACGGAAAATTTTGCTAGGTCTTTGAGTAAATTAGCGTGTGAAAGAGAGACACGGAATGACTTTTTGTTGTTTCAG GACTGGCTTCAAAGGTATGGTCCGTTTGATGCGGTTGTGGACGGTGCAAATCTGGGTCATATCAAGTCGAATTATTTTGACTTCAATCAG CTAAAAAATGCAGTTAACTTAACCCGTAAACTGAGCCCGTCGAAAAAGTTACCACTTGTTATTTTACATAGTGGGCGTGTGAAAGGTCAGAACGTCGGGAATACAAAGAATAAAATGACGTTGCAGCATTGGAAAGAGTCTCATGCGCTTTATGTTACTCCGCAAGGATCAAATGATGATTG GTATTGGTTATATGCTGCTATAAATAGCAAGTGTTTGCTTGTGACAAACGATGAGATGAGAGATCACTTATTTGCATTGCTAGGGACTAGTTTCTTCCCAAGATGGAAAGAGAAGCATCAG GTTCGATTATCAGTTTCACGAGATGGACTAAAGTTTCATATGCCTCCGCCATACTCGATTGTTATTCAG GAGTCAGAGCAAGGCAGCTGGCACATACCAACTGTGATCGGAGATGACTTTGAGACGCGTAGGCAATGGGTTTGTGCCAACCGGCTTAAGCGTTAG